Proteins encoded within one genomic window of Haematobia irritans isolate KBUSLIRL chromosome 5, ASM5000362v1, whole genome shotgun sequence:
- the LOC142239768 gene encoding uncharacterized protein LOC142239768 — MGNPLSPIIADIVLDNLLDNALADLQIKDINIKYITKYVDDILAIIHKDDAETILNTFNQYHPKIQFTIEKEKDNKIAYLDTKLHNIDGNIKFDWYAKEISTGRIMNYNATQPRSQILNTAKNLIYRILTLSDENYHNKNIGEIHKILTNNSFPRSIIVHLIKETKRKISKDTYDFTIKNNNDQNDNNERIFHGVKYIPGLIDNANLRETVSTKNICFAFKPHNTLSAVFTKVKTPIQKEQQHDVVYEISCKGSDKEKCDRIYIGTTKRALETRIGEHKADIEKRKERTALSQHIKNTGHTADFENYRILDKEKREKKRMTIESLRIQQNIRRTMNLKEDTDNISAAYSVAILKPRL, encoded by the coding sequence ATGGGAAATCCCTTATCACCTATAATAGCAGACATAGTATTGGACAACTTACTTGACAACGCACTAGCAGATCTACAAATTAAGGACATAAATATCAAATACATAACAAAATATGTAGATGATATTTTAGCAATAATACATAAGGACGACGCTGAAACTATATTAAATACATTCAACCAATACCATCCGAAAATTCAGTTCACCATTGAAAAAGAAAAGGATAATAAAATTGCATATTTGGACACAAAATTACACAACATAGACGGGAACATAAAATTCGACTGGTACGCTAAAGAAATATCAACCGGGAGAATTATGAATTATAACGCCACACAACCTAGATCCCAAATATTAAACACAGCTAAAAACTTAATATATAGAATATTGACCCTAAGTGACGAAAATTATCATAACAAAAATATAGGGGAAATCCATAAGATATTAACTAATAACAGTTTTCCAAGGTCAATTATTGTACATTTAATAAAGGaaaccaaaagaaaaataagCAAAGATACATATGATTTTACAATAAAGAACAACAATGACCAAAATGATAACAATGAACGGATTTTTCACGGTGTAAAATACATCCCTGGATTAATTGACAACGCGAACTTGAGAGAAACAGTATCAACAAAAAACATATGTTTTGCTTTCAAGCCACACAATACATTAAGCGCCGTTTTCACAAAAGTAAAGACACCAATACAAAAAGAGCAACAACATGACGTGGTATACGAAATCAGCTGCAAAGGTAGTGATAAAGAGAAATGTGATCGCATATACATTGGAACTACGAAGAGAGCACTGGAGACAAGAATTGGAGAGCATAAAGCGGATATAGAAAAACGAAAAGAAAGAACAGCATTATCACAACACATAAAGAACACTGGACACACAGCTGATTTTGAAAACTACAGAATACTTGACAAAGAGAAAAGAGAGAAAAAACGAATGACAATTGAAAGCTTAAGAATACAACAAAATATAAGACGAACAATGAACTTAAAAGAAGATACTGACAACATAAGTGCTGCTTACAGTGTTGCAATCCTGAAACCCCGGCTGTga
- the LOC142239769 gene encoding uncharacterized protein LOC142239769, whose product MNKAGSNIHIHEKEPTKCDETPCIICGKNHTIEKCTTFLEMKLSDRWDKVHQLKLCRLCLHKHGYYRCSDNKCPYEGCNARHHKLLHKCISFPTVTTHSNSTIENKTYFKIVPVILHNKDTSVKIFAFLDDGSNATLLQRDICDQLGLEGEAKNLCLKWTSETSRVEEDSLQVDVFISGCKEMSKKYELSNVRTVKNLSLPMQNVLKQVLESYPYLRNIPITTYSNASPKILIGLNNSYVCNSLKTIEGNRNEPSVTKTRLGWVIHGGNEVSMEKTVGFHNKEYCHCDDEIEKLQRVVSEYMSLENVGCKYELVSEEEKRAIQILEKTTHLVGRKFETGLLWKENIPVVPDSFSMAMKRLQCLEKKASLEHIQIITQQIDDLVKKGYARKVGKTEVLEGVTWYLPIFTVTNPNKPGKIRLVWDAAAKVNNTSLNSMLLKGPDLVTPLLTVLHGFRIGKIAISGDIKEMFHQVLIRKEDQGAQRFLWRNAENRNPDIYVMQVMTFGAACSPSSAQYVKNTNAMDFRVHFPRAVDSILNHNYVDDLLDSASNESEAISLAKEVSFIHGEGGFFIRNWKSNSKFVLENLGELEEKNHDVPIANSMIEMTIEKVLGMWWSTSDDCFTYNLQMNRVNQAILTGIKRPTKRDMLRTLMSIFDPLGFLSAYVVFLKILLQEVWRTTDGWTDEVNDVVYNKWRRWLESLPDIENVKIPRWHSITPQSSVQLHVFVDASEQAYAAVAYYRVITQNKVTVSLVSAKVKVAPKQPLSIPRLELMAAVLGVRLANSICDVPNMKLEMRCFWSDSLTVLSWLNADPKKYKQFVMHRIGEVLENSKPFEWRYIPTKNNVADDETKWSNNYKFDMKHRWFRGPPFLYMDELSWPTKLHKFKNTSEELRPHINLMHINVADNKIIEFERFSTWKRLTLTVVYVLKFIHKLKMKMLKSRNIEYILPELSKLHYMAENNIYQSIQRENFSEEYAILQQCGKIPKSSVLYKCSPFLDENLVIRLGGRIDLAPIASENAKRPVILPRSNYCTQLIIKHFHTKYHHIHHETCLNELRQRFYIPRLRVELKKVRRECQHCKNQNALPVVPGMSSLPRARLSAFTRPFSFVGVDYFGPFYVKVGRHQEKRWGVIFTCLTIRAIHIEVAHTMTTDSCIMVIQNFTARRGIPIEIYCDNGTNLKGAEKELRNALKHVDHENIADKFTTSSTSWHFNPPASPHMGGSWERLIKSVKKVLHQILPHFVFKDETLYNGLLECERVINSRPLTYVDLEQSSDEALTPNHFLLGSSDGCKPLGKFSHDDSLLRKNWRKMQYFADMFWKKWVNEYLPTITRRTKWFEKCKPLEINDVVIVVDANLPRNSWPKGIVQTVYKSKDGNIRSAEVVTEGGIIHRPVAKLAKLDVKRSAPIG is encoded by the coding sequence ATGAACAAAGCTGGCAGTAATATACATATTCACGAAAAAGAACCCACAAAGTGCGATGAGACCCCATGCATTATCTGTGGCAAGAATCATACGATCGAAAAGTGTACCACATTTTTAGAGATGAAATTATCTGACCGATGGGATAAGGTACACCAACTTAAATTATGTCGATTGTGTCTTCATAAGCATGGATACTATCGTTGCTCGGATAATAAATGTCCATATGAAGGCTGTAATGCCAGGCATCATAAATTACTTCACAAGTGCATTTCTTTTCCTACGGTTACAACCCATTCAAATTCAACAATCGAAAACAAGACTTactttaaaattgtacctgttatATTGCACAATAAAGACACGTCCGTGAAGATTTTTGCCTTTTTAGATGACGGTTCCAACGCAACATTGCTACAAAGAGATATTTGCGATCAACTGGGTTTAGAGGGCGAAgccaaaaatttatgtttaaaatGGACTTCAGAAACAAGCCGTGTAGAGGAAGATTCTCTACAAGTCGATGTCTTCATATCGGGATGCAAAGAAATGTCTAAAAAATATGAACTGTCTAATGTAAGGACCGTTAAAAATCTCTCCTTACCAATGCAGAATGTACTAAAACAGGTTCTGGAATCTTACCCTTATTTAAGAAATATACCTATAACTACTTATAGCAATGCGTCTCCGAAAATCTTGATCGGCCTAAATAATAGCTATGTTTGCAACTCTTTGAAGACGATTGAAGGAAACAGAAATGAACCAAGCGTAACAAAGACAAGGTTGGGATGGGTTATTCACGGTGGTAATGAGGTAAGCATGGAAAAAACAGTTGGTTTCCACAATAAAGAATATTGTCATTGTGATGATGAAATTGAGAAATTACAAAGAGTGGTTTCCGAATACATGTCTTTGGAAAATGTCGGCTGTAAATATGAACTGGTTTCCGAAGAAGAAAAGCGTGctatacaaattttagaaaaaaccaCTCATCTTGTAGGTCGTAAATTTGAAACCGGCTTGCTTTGGAAAGAAAATATACCTGTTGTTCCTGATAGTTTTTCAATGGCAATGAAACGACTTCAGTGTCTCGAAAAAAAGGCAAGTCTTGAACATATACAAATTATTACTCAACAGATAGATGATTTGGTGAAAAAAGGGTACGCTCGGAAAGTAGGTAAAACCGAGGTTCTAGAAGGCGTTACATGGTACCTTCCAATATTTACGGTAACTAACCCGAATAAACCAGGGAAAATTCGATTAGTATGGGATGCAGCAGCAAAAGTAAACAATACTTCTTTGAATTCTATGTTACTTAAAGGACCTGATTTGGTGACTCCTTTATTAACTGTTCTGCATGGCTTTCGAATtggaaaaattgcaatttcaggagacataaaagaaatgtttcatCAGGTTCTAATTCGTAAAGAGGATCAAGGCGCTCAAAGATTTTTATGGCGAAATGCTGAAAACAGGAACCCTGATATATATGTTATGCAAGTTATGACTTTCGGAGCGGCATGTTCTCCAAGTTCTGCCCAATATGTTAAGAATACGAATGCTATGGATTTCAGAGTCCATTTCCCAAGAGCCGTTGATTCTATTTTGAACCACAACTACGTCGACGACCTATTGGATAGTGCAAGTAACGAAAGTGAAGCAATATCTCTGGCAAAGGAAGTATCATTTATACATGGAGAAGGTGGTTTTTTCATAAGAAACTGGAAGTCAAACTCTAAGTTTGTTCTAGAAAATCTAGGTgaattagaagaaaaaaatcatgatgTACCAATCGCCAATAGTATGATTGAAATGACTATAGAAAAAGTGTTAGGTATgtggtggtccacatcggatgaTTGTTTTACATATAATTTGCAAATGAACCGAGTCAATCAAGCAATTCTAACTGGGATTAAACGACCCACCAAAAGGGATATGTTAAGAACATTAATGTCCATATTTGATCCATTAGGGTTCCTTTCAGCGTACgtagtttttttgaaaatattgctgCAGGAGGTATGGAGAACTACTGATGGGTGGACGGATGAGGTAAACGATGTGGTATATAACAAGTGGAGACGTTGGCTCGAATCACTTCCAGATATTGAAAATGTCAAGATCCCTCGTTGGCACTCAATAACGCCACAAAGTTCAGTTCAGTTACACGTTTTCGTGGATGCCAGTGAGCAAGCTTATGCAGCGGTGGCATATTATCGTGTGATAACTCAAAACAAAGTTACCGTTTCCTTGGTAAGTGCGAAGGTAAAAGTTGCTCCTAAACAGCCATTATCTATTCCACGCTTGGAGCTAATGGCAGCAGTGTTGGGAGTTCGTCTCGCAAATTCTATCTGTGATGTGCCGAACATGAAACTCGAAATGCGTTGTTTCTGGTCTGACTCACTCACAGTATTAAGTTGGCTTAATGCAGatccaaaaaaatacaaacaatttgTCATGCACCGTATTGGAGAAGTACTGGAAAACTCTAAACCGTTTGAATGGAGATATATACCTACGAAAAATAATGTTGCAGATGATGAAACAAAATGGAGCaataattacaaatttgacaTGAAACATCGTTGGTTTAGAGGTCCACCTTTTCTATATATGGATGAACTCAGTTGGCCTACGAAATTACATAAATTTAAGAATACTTCGGAAGAACTTCGACCCCACATCAATTTGATGCATATAAATGTCGcagataataaaataattgaatttgaaagattttctaCTTGGAAAAGACTCACTTTAACAGTGGTATATGTGCTCAAATTCATACACAAGTTAAAAATGAAGATGCTTAAATCAAGAAACATTGAATACATTCTCCCTGAGCTATCAAAATTGCACTACATGgccgaaaataatatttaccagtcAATTCAACGTGAAAATTTCAGTGAAGAATATGCAATCTTACAACAATGTGGAAAAATACCTAAGTCAAGTGTACTGTATAAATGTTCGCCGTTCTTGGATGAAAATTTGGTAATTCGATTGGGTGGAAGAATCGATTTAGCTCCTATTGCATCGGAAAATGCTAAACGACCTGTCATATTACCAAGGAGTAACTACTGTACTCAgctaataataaaacatttccacACCAAATATCATCACATTCATCATGAAACCTGCTTGAACGAGCTACGACAACGTTTTTATATTCCAAGGCTACGGGTAGAATTGAAAAAGGTACGGAGAGAGTGTCAGcattgcaaaaatcaaaatgcccTGCCTGTTGTACCTGGAATGTCCTCGCTACCAAGAGCCCGTCTTTCGGCATTTACTCGACCATTCTCGTTTGTCGGAGTTGACTATTTTGGACCCTTCTACGTTAAAGTCGGTAGACACCAAGAGAAACGGTGGGGAGTGATATTTACATGCCTTACAATAAGAGCGATACATATTGAAGTAGCTCATACTATGACAACGGATAGTTGTATAATGGTAATACAGAACTTCACAGCTCGTAGGGGCAtaccaattgaaatttattgcgaTAATGGAACTAATTTAAAAGGAGCGGAGAAAGAGTTGCGAAATGCATTAAAACACGTAGATCACGAAAATATCGCTGATAAATTTACAACTTCTTCAACATCGTGGCATTTTAATCCCCCAGCATCGCCACACATGGGGGGGAGTTGGGAGCGTTTGATAAAATCTGTCAAAAAGGTCCTTCATCAGATTTTGCCgcattttgtctttaaagacgAAACATTATACAATGGATTATTGGAATGTGAGCGAGTTATAAATTCAAGGCCTCTAACCTACGTCGATTTAGAACAATCAAGTGATGAAGCTTTAACTCCCAACCATTTCCTTTTGGGTTCGTCGGATGGGTGTAAGCCCTTGGGCAAATTTTCACACGATGACTCATTACTTCGTAAGAACTGGAGAAAAATGCAGTATTTTGCCGacatgttttggaaaaaatgggtAAACGAATATCTTCCTACTATAACTAGACGGACAAAGTGGTTTGAAAAATGTAAACCTCTTGAAATAAATGATGTGGTTATAGTAGTTGATGCCAATCTACCACGAAATAGTTGGCCGAAAGGGATAGTCCAGACAGTATATAAATCAAAAGATGGAAATATCCGAAGTGCGGAAGTAGTAACAGAAGGTGGCATTATACATCGACCCGTTGCCAAATTAGCGAAACTGGATGTTAAGCGCTCTGCTCCAATTGGTTAA